From the Candidatus Saccharibacteria bacterium genome, the window CATACAGCTCGTGTCACTCTACGAGTGTCTGGCAAGGGATAGGACGCCCCCTATTGGAGTAAGAGGAAATGATGAATCCTGATGAAATAGGCGTTATTCTCGCTCGTGTCTCAACTAAGGGGCAGGAAGATGAGGGTTATTCGCTTGAGGCTCAGGTTAAAAATCTGAGGATGTATTGTACGAATACGCGAATCAATCCGATTAAAGTCTTCAAGATTGCTGAGTCCGCATCAAAGACTGAGCAGCGCAAGATATTCAAAGAAGCCATGCAGTTTGTGGAGAAAAAACACGTTAAGAACCTCATTGTCGAAAAGGTAGACCGCCATGTGCGCAATCTGCATGATGCGGTCGAGACGCATGACTGGCTCACTAAAGACGAGACGAGAAAAGTACACTTCGTTAAAGATGCAATTGTTCTACATAAAAACTCTCGATCTCAAGAGTGGCTTAACTGGGGTATGCGTGTCGTTCTTGCTAAGAACTACATCGATAACCTACGTGAAGAAGCCATGAAAGGATGGGCCGAAAAACTAGCGCAAGGCTGGATGCCAGCACCACCACCCCCAGGCTATATGACCGTTGTTCGCGATGGTAAGCGTATTCACGACTTCAACCCCGAAACCTACAAGTCTATGCAGCGAATTTTTCAGCTCATGCTTGAACCTCAGTACACCATAGAAACGATCCGTCATAAAATGACAGAGTTTGGGCTGGTGACCGGTAAAGGCAGACCATTCTCCAAGAGCCATGCACATAGAATACTGACAAATCCATTCTACATAGGAACCATTCGCTTTAATGGCAACGAATACCCAGGTAAGCAGCCACACCTGATATCCGAAGAGCTGTTTAATGCAGTACAAGCCAAAATCTCACGCAAACGACCTGCGAAGTATCGCAAGCACAACCCATTACTCAAGGGTGTAATGATCTGTGAACACTGTGGTAAGAACATTACGTGGCAGCTCCAGAAAGGCCGATTGTACGGCTCATGTCAGCGTAAGTTAGAGGCTTGCAAGAAACAGAGCTTTGTCCGCGAAGATGCCGTCCTAGAGCTTATCCAAGGCAAGCTGGACGAACTTATCTGCCCATCTCCTGAGGTTATAACGTGGCTGACGACGTTACTGCATCAAGACTTCCAACTGTCAGTCAACAACGTCGAAGAGGCCCAGAAAGCCCTTGACGAGCGAATTGAGCGTATCAAGC encodes:
- a CDS encoding recombinase family protein produces the protein MMNPDEIGVILARVSTKGQEDEGYSLEAQVKNLRMYCTNTRINPIKVFKIAESASKTEQRKIFKEAMQFVEKKHVKNLIVEKVDRHVRNLHDAVETHDWLTKDETRKVHFVKDAIVLHKNSRSQEWLNWGMRVVLAKNYIDNLREEAMKGWAEKLAQGWMPAPPPPGYMTVVRDGKRIHDFNPETYKSMQRIFQLMLEPQYTIETIRHKMTEFGLVTGKGRPFSKSHAHRILTNPFYIGTIRFNGNEYPGKQPHLISEELFNAVQAKISRKRPAKYRKHNPLLKGVMICEHCGKNITWQLQKGRLYGSCQRKLEACKKQSFVREDAVLELIQGKLDELICPSPEVITWLTTLLHQDFQLSVNNVEEAQKALDERIERIKRMDDMLYDDKLAGLISGERYQSKHDSFISEINDLQKQKGGVSQEYETKYMNGISEIELSQDAKRLFADENTSSDDKRIILTKLFEKISLKDNSVSVTYTKLTQAIARNSGLSKEILGYAK